The following proteins are co-located in the Brevibacillus laterosporus DSM 25 genome:
- a CDS encoding efflux RND transporter periplasmic adaptor subunit, giving the protein MIGSTTKKSFFSGMEKKKRRIIMGTVALALLCGTGIFVYSKFVTPSRAATIMQTVNVQRGDVSEIVAASGTVQAAQQMTLTFPSGDDVISAIHVKIGDSVKAGQVLATMDQSTALMQVKIAEANLLSAKAGLAEKMQTKDENEILVLQSNVTKAKASLESAKKNFDNQKALIQQDKASSNLQEAQKNVETQKRLYEAGAISKSELDQAQNSLNQAEAEYKTASMQYSQTIDQSNNNVAQAQAAYDSALAQFNQAKTPAQESSLQAAKASVAQAEVQLQQQQQYLEKLTLKAPMDGVILQVNGQVGEVASSPFLIMDNSNAEQLGVMAQISQSDIGKIKEGMEATFTIGTYNGKKFQGKVETVYPEGSTESGVTTYKVLLTVGNKEGLLKPGMTLQTTIHVGTQKNVLYVPIAGLREQGGKTGVLVKGKDGATTGKEMKATTDSKDKSRNGGQNVSGYQFKEVTTGLIGSDRVEITSGLEEGDQILLTMQVSSSSSNRQMGQGTMSPGMGGMPVMGGGMPSGGGGFQGGARAR; this is encoded by the coding sequence ATGATTGGAAGTACAACGAAGAAATCATTTTTTAGTGGAATGGAAAAGAAGAAGAGACGGATCATCATGGGAACAGTAGCTTTAGCCTTACTGTGTGGAACGGGCATTTTTGTCTATAGTAAGTTTGTCACTCCTTCACGTGCCGCTACGATTATGCAGACAGTGAATGTCCAGAGAGGGGATGTTTCGGAGATCGTTGCTGCTTCGGGAACGGTGCAAGCCGCTCAACAAATGACTTTAACATTTCCGAGTGGTGATGATGTCATTTCGGCAATACATGTAAAAATAGGTGATTCTGTAAAAGCAGGACAGGTACTCGCTACCATGGATCAGTCTACTGCTTTGATGCAGGTAAAAATTGCAGAAGCCAACCTGTTATCCGCTAAGGCTGGCTTAGCGGAAAAAATGCAAACAAAAGATGAGAATGAAATTTTAGTATTACAGTCTAATGTGACGAAAGCAAAAGCATCATTGGAATCTGCTAAGAAAAATTTCGACAATCAAAAAGCGTTAATCCAACAAGACAAAGCAAGCAGTAACTTGCAAGAGGCTCAAAAAAATGTTGAAACCCAAAAAAGATTATATGAAGCGGGTGCTATCTCCAAAAGTGAATTAGATCAGGCACAAAATAGTCTCAATCAGGCTGAAGCAGAATACAAAACGGCTAGCATGCAGTACAGTCAGACAATCGATCAAAGTAATAATAATGTTGCTCAGGCACAAGCTGCTTACGATTCGGCATTAGCTCAATTTAATCAAGCAAAAACTCCAGCCCAAGAGTCTTCCTTACAAGCTGCAAAAGCATCAGTTGCCCAAGCTGAGGTACAGCTACAACAACAGCAGCAGTATTTAGAAAAGCTAACGTTAAAAGCACCAATGGATGGTGTCATTTTACAGGTGAATGGGCAGGTAGGTGAAGTGGCAAGTTCTCCCTTTTTGATTATGGACAACTCGAATGCCGAACAATTGGGAGTGATGGCTCAGATCAGTCAGAGTGATATTGGTAAAATCAAGGAAGGCATGGAAGCTACTTTTACCATCGGAACCTACAATGGTAAAAAGTTTCAAGGAAAAGTGGAAACAGTGTACCCAGAGGGCAGTACAGAATCAGGTGTGACAACCTACAAAGTACTCCTTACCGTCGGCAATAAAGAAGGATTGTTAAAACCAGGCATGACGCTCCAGACAACAATTCATGTAGGAACACAAAAGAATGTGCTCTATGTCCCAATTGCTGGTTTGCGTGAACAAGGTGGAAAAACAGGTGTTTTGGTAAAAGGAAAAGATGGCGCTACTACAGGGAAAGAAATGAAAGCAACAACCGATTCAAAAGATAAATCGCGTAACGGTGGACAAAATGTATCAGGTTATCAATTTAAGGAAGTAACGACTGGACTGATAGGCTCTGATCGCGTTGAGATTACTTCTGGTCTTGAAGAAGGAGATCAAATCCTTTTAACCATGCAGGTATCTAGCTCATCCAGTAATCGTCAAATGGGTCAAGGCACGATGTCACCAGGTATGGGTGGTATGCCCGTAATGGGAGGAGGTATGCCAAGTGGTGGAGGTGGTTTCCAAGGCGGGGCAAGAGCAAGATAA
- a CDS encoding ABC transporter ATP-binding protein: MRAVIRISDVKKKYVIGDQEIHALRGVNLVIEEGDFVAIMGPSGSGKSTMMNMIGCLDQPSSGTFYLDDYPVSEAEDEELAKIRNQKIGFVFQNFNLIPRTPAVENVELPLLYAGVDARERRKRAIDSLHSVGLGNRLYNKPNELSGGQQQRVSIARALVNQPVIILADEPTGALDTKTSQEIMGIFQRLNDEGKTVILVTHEPDIAEYAKRVIHFRDGQIIANDVVQERRIANSEEVVL, translated from the coding sequence GTGAGAGCAGTTATTCGCATTTCGGATGTGAAAAAGAAGTATGTTATTGGAGATCAAGAGATACATGCCCTGCGAGGAGTAAATCTTGTTATTGAAGAAGGGGATTTTGTAGCCATCATGGGGCCCTCAGGCTCTGGTAAGTCTACCATGATGAATATGATTGGTTGCTTGGATCAACCTTCAAGTGGAACCTTTTATCTTGATGACTATCCTGTTTCAGAGGCAGAGGATGAGGAGTTAGCTAAGATTCGGAACCAGAAAATAGGCTTTGTTTTCCAAAATTTTAATTTGATTCCGCGTACACCTGCCGTAGAAAATGTGGAACTACCACTTTTATATGCAGGTGTAGATGCCAGGGAGAGACGAAAGAGAGCTATTGATTCCCTACACAGTGTCGGACTTGGCAATCGGTTATACAACAAACCAAATGAATTATCAGGTGGGCAACAGCAACGTGTTTCCATTGCCCGTGCCTTGGTTAATCAACCTGTAATTATTTTGGCAGATGAGCCTACAGGTGCTCTTGATACCAAGACGAGTCAAGAGATTATGGGGATTTTCCAACGATTAAATGATGAAGGAAAAACGGTTATTCTAGTCACTCACGAACCAGATATTGCTGAATATGCGAAGCGAGTCATCCATTTCCGTGACGGACAGATAATAGCTAATGATGTGGTCCAAGAGCGAAGAATAGCGAATTCTGAGGAAGTGGTATTATGA
- a CDS encoding ABC transporter permease, with protein sequence MNYWEAMRVSLRSVTANKLRSFLTMLGIMIGVSAVITMVAIGEGAKASVANQINGLGSNLLIISAGQAKQGGISLGAGSLSLRLEDAKALQQKDSIADVTPAVSTRAQLVYQSDNYLSSLEGTTEAFPEVRNVSLQEGRFFTSFEVSEQANVVVIGSEVVTNLFASSNESPIGKTIEINRIPFTVVGILKSQGSSGMTNNDDKVIIPITTAMERLGQSSIRTIYASATSADEMLQAQFDIQQTLRAQHKLMPSQENDFTISSQSDILETAQSVTSVMTTLLSGIAGISLVVGGIGIMNIMLVSVTERTREIGIRKAIGATKVAIMQQFLIESVTLSFLGGMIGILLGIGAAWIVNKLGGVEIAITITPMLYAFLSSLFVGVVFGVYPAKKAAEMKPIDALRYE encoded by the coding sequence ATGAATTATTGGGAAGCTATGCGCGTATCGCTACGAAGTGTAACAGCTAATAAACTTAGGTCTTTTCTAACCATGTTAGGTATCATGATCGGTGTATCTGCTGTGATCACAATGGTAGCGATCGGGGAAGGGGCAAAAGCTAGTGTAGCCAATCAAATTAACGGCTTAGGGAGTAATCTGTTAATTATCTCGGCAGGGCAAGCAAAGCAAGGTGGCATTAGTTTGGGGGCAGGTTCGCTTTCACTCCGGTTAGAGGATGCTAAAGCCCTTCAACAAAAGGATTCCATAGCAGATGTTACCCCTGCCGTTAGCACGCGAGCGCAGTTGGTGTATCAGAGTGACAACTATTTGTCCAGTCTGGAAGGCACGACAGAAGCTTTTCCAGAAGTACGTAATGTTAGCTTACAAGAGGGAAGATTTTTTACTAGCTTTGAGGTAAGCGAGCAGGCAAATGTGGTGGTGATCGGTTCAGAGGTTGTCACAAATCTTTTTGCCAGCTCCAATGAAAGTCCAATTGGCAAAACGATTGAAATTAATCGAATTCCATTTACAGTGGTGGGCATTTTAAAAAGCCAAGGTAGCTCAGGCATGACCAATAATGATGATAAGGTAATCATTCCAATTACAACGGCGATGGAGCGTCTAGGACAAAGCAGCATTCGGACAATCTATGCTTCGGCTACTTCAGCAGATGAAATGCTTCAGGCACAGTTTGATATTCAACAAACCTTGCGAGCTCAGCACAAGTTAATGCCTAGTCAAGAAAATGATTTTACCATAAGTTCGCAATCAGATATTTTGGAAACTGCACAAAGCGTAACCAGCGTAATGACAACATTGTTATCAGGAATTGCTGGAATTTCTTTAGTAGTGGGTGGTATCGGCATTATGAACATCATGCTGGTCTCAGTCACGGAGCGTACTCGTGAAATTGGGATTCGCAAAGCCATCGGAGCAACCAAGGTAGCGATTATGCAACAATTTTTGATTGAATCAGTTACTCTGAGCTTCTTAGGGGGAATGATCGGAATTCTGCTGGGAATTGGAGCTGCTTGGATCGTGAACAAGCTCGGTGGGGTGGAGATTGCAATTACAATAACTCCCATGCTGTATGCCTTTTTATCATCTTTATTTGTTGGTGTGGTGTTTGGCGTGTATCCTGCTAAAAAGGCTGCAGAGATGAAGCCAATTGACGCATTGAGATATGAATAA
- a CDS encoding BglG family transcription antiterminator, whose protein sequence is MDMRKEKHRQIQIMKLLGGENRWFTVKELSEKIGCSYKTVAKEISIMKDFLPSGWEICSVKGKGVQLFLPDSSSINEVISLFVRDSFTFQVFQQLLEGNSKTVSQLAENLFIQGPSLQNVLRSVGKHLKTYKLQLQRNPLQIVGNELQIIMMFFELYTSSYTNKEWPFVEYEELCLQYLDEVEEALGITFDVCDRHKLSYYIAILLIRKKQGYQINLGNQFSQYNIGTPYYHTISTILDQLTSDYNISLTPEDKVVITIVIKASKHAYKDIDKVKKEALQYFQEGKIQVFIYMKDFIHMLENRIKKSLIHDEEFVFTLIDYFKRTIYTLKYFSTIKVREKNITKYIKEKHRETFLLVKEVYNEWAKKYGIADHIIDDEIANVTMQLEATISFKSQSKKALIISGEGTSWKRYMEAILRERFGEKLQVSDQYLYDITEEQIKTLDIDIIITTIPIDIQSIPVIRVQSILSQRNLHTLQQFINDN, encoded by the coding sequence ATGGATATGAGAAAAGAGAAGCATCGCCAAATTCAAATTATGAAGCTCCTCGGTGGAGAAAATAGATGGTTTACAGTTAAGGAATTATCCGAAAAAATAGGTTGTTCATATAAAACTGTTGCCAAGGAAATTTCCATAATGAAAGATTTTTTGCCATCTGGCTGGGAGATTTGTTCTGTAAAAGGTAAGGGAGTCCAATTATTTTTACCGGACAGTTCCTCTATAAATGAAGTGATATCTTTATTTGTGAGAGATTCGTTCACTTTTCAAGTGTTTCAGCAATTGCTCGAAGGGAATAGTAAAACCGTTTCCCAATTAGCCGAGAATTTATTTATCCAAGGGCCTTCTCTTCAAAACGTTCTAAGAAGTGTTGGGAAACATTTAAAGACGTATAAATTACAGCTTCAGAGAAATCCCCTCCAAATTGTAGGAAATGAACTTCAAATCATCATGATGTTTTTTGAACTATATACTAGCTCCTATACCAATAAAGAATGGCCGTTTGTAGAATACGAGGAATTATGCTTGCAGTACCTAGATGAGGTTGAAGAAGCATTAGGTATCACTTTTGATGTATGTGATAGGCATAAGCTATCTTATTATATAGCTATTTTATTAATTAGGAAAAAACAAGGCTATCAGATCAATTTAGGCAATCAATTTTCACAATATAATATTGGAACACCTTATTACCATACAATATCAACGATACTGGATCAGTTAACATCGGATTATAATATCTCTTTAACACCAGAGGACAAGGTTGTTATAACGATTGTTATTAAGGCTTCTAAGCATGCGTATAAGGATATCGATAAAGTAAAAAAGGAAGCACTTCAATATTTTCAAGAAGGAAAAATACAAGTATTCATATATATGAAGGATTTCATTCACATGCTGGAGAACCGAATCAAAAAATCATTGATCCATGATGAGGAATTTGTTTTTACCTTGATTGATTATTTTAAGCGAACCATATATACCCTAAAGTATTTCTCTACAATAAAAGTAAGAGAAAAAAATATTACCAAATATATTAAAGAGAAACATCGGGAAACGTTTCTACTAGTTAAAGAAGTATATAACGAATGGGCAAAAAAATACGGTATAGCTGATCATATCATTGATGATGAAATTGCTAATGTAACGATGCAATTAGAAGCTACGATCTCATTTAAATCTCAATCGAAAAAGGCTCTTATTATATCTGGAGAAGGAACAAGCTGGAAACGATATATGGAGGCTATTCTAAGAGAAAGGTTTGGAGAAAAATTACAAGTATCGGATCAGTATTTGTATGATATAACAGAGGAGCAAATCAAAACGTTAGATATTGATATAATCATTACTACCATTCCTATTGATATACAATCCATCCCGGTTATTCGAGTTCAATCCATTTTATCTCAGCGTAACCTTCATACCCTCCAGCAATTTATTAACGATAATTAA
- a CDS encoding HD-GYP domain-containing protein has product MQLLSINHCESGMKLSRNIYSSNGSVLVGNGVTLTQSMIERLNELNINSIHVQDKDIADTPAKDVISEQARKEAIDFVHTTFDNSHSKAIAGEQMGSSAQDMLANLIYTCKNNSMVMDLLGRICVFDKSIFVHSFNVMIYSVLVGLRMGLNKEQLTDAGLGALLHDVGKLMIPTQIMNKPEKLTDEEYDLMKSHASKGFALLQQMPAIPEVVAQCAYQHHERMDGKGYPRSLQEADIHLFAKIIGVCDVFEALTSKRVYRKPMLPHDAMEFLFAGSGTQFCQKVLQAFRNSIYLYPVGMFVTLSSGYSGVIVKNNPGMPSRPIVRRLENEAHVTLPPYEIDLSSELNLVISDCKAIG; this is encoded by the coding sequence ATGCAGTTACTTTCTATTAATCACTGTGAGTCTGGTATGAAGCTTTCACGCAATATTTATAGTAGCAATGGTTCGGTTTTAGTGGGTAATGGGGTAACTTTAACTCAAAGTATGATTGAACGACTAAATGAATTAAATATCAATTCCATCCATGTTCAAGATAAAGATATAGCGGATACTCCTGCTAAGGATGTTATATCTGAACAAGCAAGGAAGGAAGCCATAGATTTTGTGCATACCACATTTGATAATTCCCACTCTAAAGCTATTGCAGGAGAACAAATGGGCTCGAGCGCTCAGGATATGCTGGCGAATTTAATTTATACATGCAAGAATAACTCCATGGTCATGGATTTGCTAGGAAGGATTTGTGTTTTTGATAAAAGTATATTTGTCCATTCCTTCAATGTAATGATCTATAGTGTATTAGTTGGATTGAGAATGGGCTTGAATAAGGAGCAACTCACAGATGCAGGCTTAGGTGCGCTCTTACACGATGTAGGGAAATTGATGATTCCAACTCAGATTATGAATAAACCTGAGAAATTAACAGATGAAGAATATGACTTGATGAAGTCGCACGCAAGTAAGGGATTTGCACTATTACAGCAAATGCCGGCAATTCCAGAGGTGGTTGCGCAATGCGCCTATCAGCATCACGAACGCATGGATGGAAAGGGGTATCCGCGTAGCTTACAGGAAGCAGATATTCACTTATTTGCGAAAATAATTGGGGTGTGTGACGTCTTCGAGGCTTTGACCAGCAAGCGTGTATATCGAAAGCCAATGTTACCACACGATGCCATGGAATTTCTGTTTGCAGGCTCGGGTACTCAGTTTTGTCAGAAGGTATTGCAGGCTTTTCGTAATTCCATCTATTTATATCCTGTAGGCATGTTTGTAACCTTAAGCTCAGGATACTCAGGTGTTATTGTCAAGAATAACCCAGGCATGCCATCACGGCCTATTGTTCGCAGATTGGAAAATGAAGCCCACGTTACATTACCCCCATATGAAATCGATTTGTCCAGCGAATTGAACTTGGTTATTTCTGATTGCAAAGCAATTGGATAA
- a CDS encoding FAD-binding oxidoreductase — translation MNYLNDLRQLFRDDQVSVSESVLELHSKDESYHMPVLPDVVVFPESREDVSRLLAFANDREIPVVPFGIGSSLEGHAIPVHKGISLDFQRMNQILEIRPDDLLIRVQPGVTRTEVNKELKKYGLFFSVDPGADATLGGMTATNASGTTAVRYGVMRDQVRDLEVVLADGSIIHTGGLAAKSSSGYHLNGLFVGSEGTLGIFTELTLRVYGIPEEIMAVRATFPDVKSAVQTAVTILSVGIPVAKIELVDQLSIQKINSHKNTSYEVTPTLFIEFHGNTAGLVQDAQFARELALDKGCLQFQQEIDSKARAQLWEARHHLYYAFAHSVPGKRVMTTDVCVPLSELTGAVHNAQQIVQDLKLEGGVVGHIGDGNYHTLILLHPLDSEELARAEEANTRIVEYALARGGTCTGEHGVGLGKRKYQQTEHGEAFHAMLAVKKAFDPKGILNPGKIFS, via the coding sequence ATGAATTACCTAAATGATTTGCGGCAACTGTTTCGAGATGATCAAGTTTCTGTAAGTGAGAGCGTTTTAGAATTACATAGTAAGGATGAATCATATCACATGCCTGTCTTACCTGATGTAGTGGTGTTTCCTGAATCCAGGGAGGATGTATCACGTTTGCTTGCTTTTGCGAATGACCGTGAGATACCTGTGGTCCCATTTGGTATCGGAAGTAGCTTAGAAGGACATGCGATCCCTGTACACAAAGGAATATCTTTAGATTTTCAACGAATGAATCAGATCCTAGAGATTCGACCAGATGATTTGTTGATACGTGTCCAACCAGGTGTAACCAGAACCGAAGTAAATAAAGAACTCAAAAAATACGGTTTGTTTTTCTCTGTTGATCCAGGGGCAGATGCTACGCTTGGTGGAATGACAGCGACAAATGCCAGTGGGACTACTGCGGTTCGATATGGTGTTATGCGTGATCAGGTACGTGACTTAGAGGTAGTGTTAGCTGATGGAAGCATCATTCATACCGGTGGTTTAGCAGCAAAATCATCGTCTGGGTACCATCTAAATGGTCTATTTGTTGGTTCAGAAGGGACATTGGGTATATTTACTGAGCTGACCTTACGTGTTTACGGAATTCCTGAAGAAATCATGGCTGTTCGAGCTACTTTTCCTGATGTAAAAAGTGCTGTCCAGACAGCGGTGACCATTCTTTCCGTAGGGATACCTGTTGCTAAAATTGAGCTAGTAGATCAATTATCCATTCAAAAAATTAATAGTCACAAGAATACATCATACGAAGTAACACCTACGTTATTCATTGAGTTCCATGGAAATACAGCAGGATTGGTGCAGGATGCACAATTTGCTAGAGAGCTAGCTTTAGATAAAGGATGCCTTCAGTTTCAGCAGGAGATAGATTCAAAAGCTCGGGCGCAATTATGGGAGGCTAGGCATCATTTGTACTACGCCTTTGCCCATTCCGTACCAGGTAAGCGTGTGATGACGACGGATGTATGTGTGCCGTTATCCGAGCTGACTGGTGCAGTACACAATGCCCAACAAATCGTACAGGATTTAAAATTAGAGGGCGGAGTGGTTGGACATATCGGTGATGGTAATTACCATACGTTGATTTTATTACATCCACTTGATTCTGAAGAACTGGCACGTGCGGAGGAGGCGAATACCCGTATAGTTGAATACGCCTTGGCACGAGGTGGTACATGTACGGGAGAGCATGGAGTAGGGCTGGGTAAACGAAAATACCAGCAAACAGAGCATGGTGAAGCATTTCATGCCATGTTAGCTGTAAAAAAAGCCTTTGATCCTAAAGGAATATTAAATCCAGGAAAAATTTTCAGCTAG
- a CDS encoding DMT family transporter, which produces MRGSLFAFLGGACITLQGVANSRISRDIGTWQTATITQLTGFVLALLILMFVRDGKWQRIRQVKPLYLTGGALGAFIIFSNITAIQQIGVTLSISTLLIAQLSLTFIIDSNGWFGVLKQKMRLPQFIGIAMMIAGVVILRF; this is translated from the coding sequence ATGAGAGGGAGCTTATTCGCGTTTTTAGGCGGGGCTTGTATTACCTTGCAAGGAGTAGCGAATTCTAGGATAAGTCGAGATATTGGAACTTGGCAAACGGCGACTATCACCCAATTAACTGGATTTGTTCTAGCTTTGCTTATTCTGATGTTCGTCAGAGATGGAAAATGGCAAAGGATTAGGCAAGTAAAGCCGTTATATTTGACTGGTGGTGCTTTAGGGGCGTTCATCATTTTCAGTAATATCACCGCTATCCAACAGATCGGTGTTACCCTTTCGATATCTACACTGCTGATTGCTCAGTTGAGCCTGACCTTTATCATTGATAGTAATGGATGGTTCGGCGTGTTGAAACAGAAGATGAGACTGCCACAGTTCATCGGCATAGCAATGATGATAGCTGGTGTGGTGATACTAAGATTTTGA
- a CDS encoding Crp/Fnr family transcriptional regulator: MKEISDREQLNHYLHAHQIESVFNEQVLPHLALYSFKQGEIICSQGESAQYLYLLVKGKVKIYTTLMEGRTLILSFKTPLEAIGDIEYVRGTDILNTVEAVSPVYLIGVHHRWLKKYGRDYSPFLQFLLEIITRKFYIKSNSLSFNLMHPVEVRLASYLLSVSYDESNSLFKGQLSTVSLRDVANLIGTSYRHLNRVIRQFCTEGLIERNKGFILVKDRAGLSALTSHNIYE, encoded by the coding sequence ATGAAGGAAATCTCAGATCGTGAGCAGTTGAATCATTATCTACATGCTCATCAAATAGAATCCGTATTTAATGAACAGGTACTACCTCATTTGGCACTGTACAGCTTTAAGCAGGGAGAGATTATCTGCTCTCAAGGAGAATCTGCACAGTATTTGTACCTTCTTGTTAAGGGAAAGGTTAAGATCTATACTACCTTGATGGAGGGGAGAACACTGATCCTCTCTTTTAAAACACCTCTTGAGGCGATTGGGGATATCGAATACGTACGTGGTACTGATATTCTCAATACGGTTGAGGCAGTATCGCCTGTCTATCTGATTGGTGTTCACCATCGTTGGCTGAAAAAATACGGAAGAGATTACTCACCGTTTCTCCAATTTTTACTGGAGATCATTACTCGAAAATTTTATATTAAATCCAATTCTTTAAGCTTCAATCTGATGCATCCCGTGGAAGTGCGGTTGGCAAGTTATCTATTGTCTGTCTCCTATGACGAGTCTAATTCTCTCTTTAAAGGGCAACTAAGCACAGTCAGTCTAAGGGATGTAGCGAACTTAATTGGAACCAGCTATAGGCATCTAAATCGGGTAATTCGACAATTCTGTACAGAGGGGCTAATAGAGCGAAACAAAGGTTTCATTCTTGTGAAGGACAGAGCTGGATTAAGTGCGCTGACCAGTCATAATATTTACGAGTAG
- a CDS encoding DMT family transporter: MILGIVLALIAGSLVGLQNIFNGKVNEHVGSWTTTTLVLGMGFVALLTMGFIFEGKHIFTLQNMKTWYWFSGLIGVGVVICLVQGIRLLGPTYAVSIVVTSQLGFALLWDSLGWFGLDKVPFTFRQLIGVLVIVCGVFLFKLGNGCEKQVAGDSQHSVR; this comes from the coding sequence ATGATTCTAGGGATAGTATTGGCTTTGATCGCAGGCTCGCTAGTTGGCTTACAAAATATTTTCAATGGTAAGGTAAATGAGCATGTTGGCTCTTGGACAACGACTACATTAGTATTAGGAATGGGTTTTGTGGCTTTGCTTACGATGGGTTTCATCTTTGAAGGGAAGCACATATTTACATTACAAAATATGAAGACCTGGTATTGGTTTAGCGGTTTGATCGGAGTAGGGGTGGTAATCTGTCTGGTGCAGGGGATAAGACTGCTTGGTCCTACGTATGCCGTCTCTATCGTTGTAACATCACAGCTCGGGTTTGCTTTATTGTGGGACTCGCTAGGCTGGTTTGGACTGGATAAGGTTCCTTTTACTTTTAGGCAGTTGATAGGCGTACTCGTTATCGTTTGCGGTGTTTTTCTATTTAAATTAGGAAATGGATGCGAGAAGCAGGTGGCGGGTGATTCACAGCATTCTGTCAGATAA
- a CDS encoding GNAT family N-acetyltransferase, translated as MIINKQEFGVKGLSYTIRSATETDAKALSELRLQIDGETENLDREKGEAFIDPLGFEQLIKADTENKRNLFLVAVVHDQIVGFSRCEGNQLKRFSHKIEFGVCVLKEFWGFGIGKNLLKESIAWADSNDIKKITLNVLETNDKAIALYRKLGFEIEGILKKDKILSDGKYYNTIIMGRCHE; from the coding sequence ATGATCATTAACAAACAAGAATTTGGTGTAAAAGGGCTAAGCTATACGATTCGATCTGCAACCGAAACAGATGCGAAAGCTTTGTCTGAGCTTAGATTACAGATAGATGGAGAGACTGAAAATTTAGACAGGGAAAAAGGAGAGGCGTTCATAGATCCATTAGGTTTTGAACAATTAATTAAAGCTGATACTGAAAATAAAAGGAACTTATTTTTAGTTGCGGTCGTTCATGATCAGATAGTCGGGTTTTCCAGATGTGAAGGAAATCAGTTGAAAAGATTCTCACATAAAATAGAATTTGGTGTGTGCGTTTTAAAGGAATTTTGGGGATTTGGCATAGGCAAAAATCTGTTAAAAGAATCTATTGCTTGGGCTGACTCGAATGATATTAAAAAAATTACATTGAATGTTTTAGAAACGAATGATAAAGCCATTGCCCTTTATAGAAAGCTTGGCTTTGAAATAGAAGGCATACTAAAAAAAGACAAAATCCTGTCTGACGGTAAATATTATAACACCATTATCATGGGGAGATGCCATGAATAA
- a CDS encoding LysR family transcriptional regulator, with the protein MIELLEGKFFQTFIAVIEEKSFSRAAEKLGYVQSTVTTHIQLLEQACNQKLFHRLSRGVKPTEAGVRLATFAYQFIHLGMSLEHAMNELDQPQGTIHIRMQESFFLTRMSSFIQQFMNQYPRIKVRLEAGFQPDILKRVLDHAVDFGIVPQNPHRNDLIFHPLLEEKLVFIASDALVQRVESSGLDMLHDEIVISFGPSCLYHTQASRILQEAGIEGNSALEFPSIEMIKQAVKCGIGFALLPEICVKKELEEKEFQTLPLCPPIYSTHGLIVHKDRELHFPAKLFKSQVIEHFSMER; encoded by the coding sequence ATGATTGAATTACTGGAAGGGAAGTTCTTTCAGACATTTATTGCAGTAATAGAAGAAAAGAGCTTTAGTCGAGCCGCAGAGAAATTAGGCTATGTTCAATCTACTGTAACTACTCATATTCAGTTATTGGAGCAAGCCTGCAATCAAAAATTGTTTCATCGATTATCCAGAGGTGTAAAACCTACAGAAGCGGGTGTTAGACTTGCTACATTTGCGTATCAATTTATACATTTAGGTATGTCCTTAGAGCATGCAATGAACGAATTGGATCAGCCGCAGGGAACGATACATATTCGTATGCAAGAATCCTTTTTCTTAACACGTATGTCCTCCTTTATCCAACAATTTATGAATCAATATCCACGGATAAAAGTAAGACTAGAAGCGGGATTTCAGCCGGATATTCTGAAGAGGGTTTTAGATCACGCTGTAGATTTTGGCATTGTTCCGCAAAATCCCCATCGCAATGACCTGATTTTCCACCCACTTTTAGAGGAAAAACTTGTTTTTATTGCCTCGGATGCCTTAGTACAAAGAGTTGAATCTAGTGGATTGGATATGTTACACGATGAAATCGTAATAAGCTTTGGACCCAGTTGCCTATACCACACTCAAGCTAGTAGGATTTTGCAGGAGGCTGGAATTGAAGGAAATAGTGCATTAGAGTTTCCAAGCATAGAAATGATTAAGCAAGCTGTGAAATGTGGCATTGGCTTTGCATTACTTCCAGAAATATGCGTAAAAAAAGAACTAGAAGAAAAAGAGTTCCAAACGCTACCACTATGCCCGCCCATTTACTCAACACACGGGCTTATTGTCCATAAGGATAGGGAGCTGCATTTTCCTGCAAAATTATTTAAGTCCCAAGTCATTGAGCATTTTTCTATGGAACGGTAG